The following proteins are co-located in the Triticum aestivum cultivar Chinese Spring chromosome 1A, IWGSC CS RefSeq v2.1, whole genome shotgun sequence genome:
- the LOC123071034 gene encoding serine/arginine repetitive matrix protein 1 translates to MGKANGVGVGVDADVSAVGALVWVRRPNGSWWPGRVASRLELPDGCPAPPRSPATPILLLGRRDGPAFVEWCNLERSKRVKPFRCGEADLDDLIRRAEEQAARRRRASAARNARKEDAVLQALDIERARLRLRPRAPPPTASCPPPPPPPRKRKTPNDSEDDAPAARRMRDLTDIGSPPKPTTGQMTRSRQAHHDATAAAAAKRSKVPPTVDQVDNNLPCGALRKKDRSRPLSELCNGVKPSNGLDTSLDKFKPEQPKGVNGTSCVPRPLDDAFARGPVDQPVDAPIAAATTILKADHLHAHQPCAPTKAPPTWECTKRASNCSKDGMSSQCDSRNPKKKTTSSAGHEGGGRTRKGRTAKQKAAPISEVILLKRRTAKSAATPDEDDKSLVVMLPDALVHAALRQRSEIKCEPEEPSGTIGRHHSNGETGSVPPVVSEPAPPQRRDLRCHVAVKPTKTLQLNPSLYDVEISSGPGCGGGSKGRHVPLVSLMSRSSRRPVVGYPVSVEVLDAACCHPPAPSVDGVPDAARRHPPAPSVDGVRDAVRCHPPAPSVTGVLDATCRHPPARSIDGVPDAARRHPPAPSVGRVRDAVRRHPPAPGVGGVDHPPSTSSGAHRLVKVKEEVEEEAPQRAVPASAQRARAKRSRRKASEDELWRPHSKEEETAAPRPVRVRRSVRRKAGSEDESWRPHSKKPAVAVSAAVSSPRKMRRLSSLGATSQRGGGDEERRRRRKGPGAGQLVVACVPVRVVFSRIKEALVSQPLKLKSK, encoded by the exons ATGGGGAAGGCgaacggcgtcggcgtcggcgtcgacgCGGATGTGTCGGCGGTGGGGGCGCTGGTGTGGGTGCGCCGCCCCAACGGGTCGTGGTGGCCCGGCAGGGTGGCCTCGCGCCTGGAGCTCCCCGACggctgccccgcgccgccccgctcgccggccACCCCCATCCTGCTCCTCGGCCGCCGCGACGGCCCCGCCTTCGT CGAGTGGTGCAACCTGGAGAGGAGCAAGCGCGTGAAGCCCTTCCGATGCGGGGAGGCGGACCTGGACGACCTCATCCGCAGGGCCGAGGAGCAGGCGGCGCGCCGCCGCAGGGCCAGCGCCGCCAGGAACGCCCGCAAGGAGGACGCCGTGCTCCAGGCCCTCGACATCGAGCGGgcacgcctccgcctccgccccagggCACCGCCCCCCACCGCctcctgcccgccgccgccgccgccgcccaggaaGCGCAAGACGCCCAACGACTCCGAGGACGACGCGCCCGCCGCCAGGCGCATGAGGGACCTCACCGACATCGGATCCCCCCCGAAGCCCACCACCGGCCAGATGACAAGGAGCAGGCAGGCTCATCAcgatgccaccgccgccgccgccgccaagaggAGCAAGGTGCCTCCTACCGTGGACCAGGTGGACAACAACCTGCCCTGCGGGGCCTTGAGGAAGAAGGACAGGTCCCGCCCGCTCTCAGAGCTCTGCAACGGGGTCAAGCCCAGCAATGGCTTGGATACGTCGCTGGATAAGTTCAAGCCGGAGCAACCAAAGGGTGTCAACGGAACCTCCTGCGTCCCGAGGCCACTCGACGATGCGTTCGCCCGTGGTCCTGTGGATCAACCTGTCGATGCCCCCATCGCCGCGGCAACGACTATCTTGAAAGCCG ATCATTTGCACGCCCACCAACCATGTGCCCCGACGAAGGCTCCTCCTACCTGGGAATGCACCAAGCGGGCTTCGAACTGCAGCAAAGATGGCATGTCTTCGCAATGTGACAGCAGAAATCCAAAGAAGAAAACCACGAGCTCTGCTGGCCATGAGGGCGGCGGCAGGACCAGGAAGGGAAGGACAGCGAAGCAAAAAGCAGCGCCAATCAGCGAGGTTATCCTTTTGAAGAGAAGGACGGCGAAGAGTGCCGCCACACCTGATGAGGATGATAAAAGCCTTGTTGTGATGCTTCCTGACGCTCTCGTCCATGCGGCTCTGCGGCAGCGGTCTGAAATCAAGTGCGAGCCTGAAGAGCCCTCTGGAACTATTGGCAGGCATCATTCAAACGGCGAGACCGGTTCAGTGCCACCTGTGGTGTCGGAGCCGGCGCCGCCCCAGCGCAGAGATCTGAGGTGCCATGTTGCTGTGAAGCCAACCAAGACCCTGCAGCTGAACCCGTCCCTGTACGACGTGGAAATAAGCAGCGGGCCGGGATGCGGCGGGGGCAGCAAGGGGCGGCACGTGCCCCTCGTGTCCCTGATGAGCAGGTCGAGCAGGAGGCCCGTGGTTGGGTACCCGGTGTCCGTGGAGGTGCTGGATGCCGCGTGCTGCCACCCTCCCGCCCCGAGCGTCGACGGGGTGCcggacgccgcccgccgccaccctcCTGCCCCGAGCGTCGATGGTGTACGGGACGCCGTGCGCTGCCACCCTCCTGCCCCGAGCGTCACCGGGGTGCTGGACGCCACATGCCGCCACCCACCTGCCCGGAGCATCGACGGggtgccggacgccgcgcgccgCCACCCTCCCGCCCCAAGCGTTGGTCGGGTACGGGATGCCGTGCGGCGCCACCCTCCCGCCCCGGGCGTCGGCGGCGTCGACCACCCTCCCTCCACGAGCAGCGGCGCCCACAGGCTAGTGAAGGTGaaggaggaggtagaggaggaaGCCCCGCAGCGCGCTGTGCCGGCGTCGGCGCAGAGGGCGCGAGCGAAGCGCAGCCGCCGGAAGGCCTCGGAGGACGAGCTGTGGCGGCCACACAGCAAGGAGGAGGAAACCGCGGCCCCGCGGCCGGTTCGTGTGAGGAGGAGCGTGCGCAGGAAGGCGGGGTCAGAGGACGAGTCGTGGCGGCCGCACAGCAAGAAGCCTGCTGTGGCGGTATCGGCAGCGGTGTCCTCCCCAAGGAAGATGCGGAGGCTGTCATCCCTGGGCGCAACGAGCCAGCGAGGagggggcgacgaggagaggaggaggaggaggaaggggccgGGGGCGGGGCAGCTGGTGGTGGCGTGCGTGCCGGTGCGCGTGGTGTTCAGCCGGATCAAGGAGGCGCTGGTGAGCCAGCCGCTCAAGTTGAAATCGAAATGA